TCATAACCGGGAGCGCAATTAAAAAAGAGAACTCAGAAGCGGTCTTGTAACTGGCTTTTGCTAACAATCCTCCCGAAATGGTCGATCCAGCTCGTGAGAAACCAGGATATACAGCTAAACACTGAAATAATCCAATTGTAAACGCCTGCCGGTATGTTAACTCATCCAAAGAGTAAGAAACCGGTTCTGCTTTTTTCTTTTCGGCAAAGATCATGAGAAAGGCCCCTGCTACAAGGCCAATCACGACTGTATTTGGACGAAATAGATAGTCTTTAATAACATCATGTAATACCAAACCAACGATAATGGCAGGAAAAACCCCTAATATGATATGTATAGCATTAAATTTCTTCTCTTTTTCCAGGATAGGCTTAATATTGAATAAAGACACGAGGCGTTTACGATAAAGAATAGAAATAGCTAAAATCGCTCCTAATTGAATTACAATTTCAAAAGTTTTAGCTCTTTCACCTTCAAATCCTAGCAAATGACCTACTAGTATAAGATGTCCAGTGGAGGAAATCGGCAAAAATTCTGCTAACCCTTCGACAACCCCCAAAATAAAAGCAATTAACACATCACTCATCGGCTCACTTCTTTTCATCATATTTTGATTGCTCCTCTATGTTGATCACATAGCTAGAAAATCCACTAGATTATAACATACAATATTTTCATGTATAACCATTTTAATTACAAAAAATCTTCGAAGTCTCTTTGTTTTAAGCTGCTCTTGCAATAGATAATGGTATATAAGTAAATGAGGAAAATAAGAACTTCCAGCTTATGATTACTACTAAAACAATAAAAAGCACTGTTTAGATTTAAACAGCGCTGTCCGTGTAAACATTTCATCATTCTTTCGAAAACAACCTTTTTATTATGGATTCTGAAAACCGAATAAACCGATCCATGCGAGACATAGATTTAGTAAAAGTATAAAACTGGTCGAGACAAGCAGTAATTTCAATTTTTTGTTTTTCATTTTGATTACTAATGATAAAACAATACAAATAAAGATTCCTAGGATACTGTTAGCGAGAAACCCTATTGTTACTCCACCCTGACGGGTAACCCATGTATAGATGGACAAGATCAATGCATAAATTGCTGTTAATGGAGGCAGGAAAATCATTCAAAGTCTCCTCATTTCCATTTGAAACTATGTTTGATCATTTATACACACGGTTAATTTAATATAAAAATACATAATAGATCAATAGTCCTTGTCAATATTGAATTTTTTTAAAAACCAGATTCACATAATTAGCTACACAACACCAGGTCATTTATGTGGCATGCTCTTCCGATTAAAAACTCGGCTCACTTATTTAGAAACTGTCAAAAGAGGAATATCTCTTGTACCTTCAAAATCGCCTGTACATTGTTTCAAAACATAATTATCGGAACCATTTTCTATATCAATTGCTATGTCTTTACAACTGTATTCCTCTATAAATTTCTTATCAACACTACTAGAAACATGAATGTTGTCCTCTTTAGAGGTTAAGGTTGTTACCCCTCGCTGTCCTTCTATCCCGTACTCAATATAATTTACGGTATCTTCCTTTTTGATTTTTGCACGTTTTATAAATGTATCGAGAGCCTCTAAGTTCTGAATATCATTATGTTTATTCACTACCTCTCCAACATTGTTATTATGAGACTGAACATTATTATCGTTAGAACAGCCTGCAATGAAAAATAAGGAACATAAAACATTCACCATTCCTCTGTTCATAACCATCCTCCTTACTTGAAAAAGAAGTCCACCACGTTATTCCGCCCAAAAAGCACTAAAAAATTCTATCCTCTTTCTTTTATAGGCTATTTTATATTCAGAAATCTAGCGCCTGGCTAAAAGATTAAGATTCCTCTTCATAATGCTTCCATTCCTTGTCAGCACCCTCTTCGGAAAAACCGCCATCCTGCTTCACCTTGCCTCCCTCTACGTAGTAGGTATACCCTTTGTCCAGTTCATTAAGGAAAATCACTTCTATTCCTCCATGATTAAGAGAGACTCCTTCCTCTCTTCTAATAAACCACTGTTCACCTGGATATCTTTCCCGCAGATGCGTTTCTACCGTACCCATGTTTTCCATAATCGTTCTTTTTTCTGTGTCTTTTTCTCCTATCAAATAAATGACTTCCGTTGTACTTATCAAAAGGGCCAGCGCTAAAAAAACGCTTCTTTTCCTCGAATAAAATAATGCGACAAGCGACAGAATCAAAATAGGCAGCACCATGAAAAAACAGGTTACAATCGCATTGGGTGACACGGTATTCTCCCCTCCTTTATGCAAACCTTACAAATATTAAATTATGATCTATTTCCAAAAACCAGGAGTCCTTCTTCTTAATTCTTTTTTGTTAAAATAATCACTTCTGTTTTCTGCTGATGGTCTACGAGCCAATCTAGTGTCAA
The genomic region above belongs to Domibacillus sp. DTU_2020_1001157_1_SI_ALB_TIR_016 and contains:
- a CDS encoding DUF4362 domain-containing protein, translating into MNRGMVNVLCSLFFIAGCSNDNNVQSHNNNVGEVVNKHNDIQNLEALDTFIKRAKIKKEDTVNYIEYGIEGQRGVTTLTSKEDNIHVSSSVDKKFIEEYSCKDIAIDIENGSDNYVLKQCTGDFEGTRDIPLLTVSK
- the bacA gene encoding undecaprenyl-diphosphate phosphatase, with protein sequence MSDVLIAFILGVVEGLAEFLPISSTGHLILVGHLLGFEGERAKTFEIVIQLGAILAISILYRKRLVSLFNIKPILEKEKKFNAIHIILGVFPAIIVGLVLHDVIKDYLFRPNTVVIGLVAGAFLMIFAEKKKAEPVSYSLDELTYRQAFTIGLFQCLAVYPGFSRAGSTISGGLLAKASYKTASEFSFLIALPVMIGATGLDLFKSWHYLSVSDIPMFVVGFLTSFVVAMIAVVTFLKWLEKLGLVPFAYYRIVLAIVFTLFVLL